From Gammaproteobacteria bacterium:
CTGCATCTCGCCCCAGGACCTGGGCCTCTTCCGCACGACGGACTCCGAGGACGAGGCGGTGCAGATCATCCTGCGCCACGTGGAGCACCTGCGGGAGCCGGTGGCCGGCGAGCGCCGCGGACCGCTCTAGGACGGGCCTGCGCGCCGTTCGCCCTCGACCTCCCTCACAGCGCGGACGGACACCCGGCGCGGGGGCCGACGGGGTCAGAGCCTTCCCAGCTCGCGGTCCTGCACCCGCGCGAGCAGAAGCTGCGCTGCGATCGCCCCGATGAGGGCGAGGAACATGTCCCACTGGCTGTCCCAGGGGTCCCCCTGGGTGCCGAGGAAGTCCACCGCCCCCTCGCCCGCCATCACCGCGGTGCCCCACTCCACCAGCTCGTGGGTCGCGCTGATGGCCAGCGTCACGCAGGTGACGAGGAAGAAGAGCCACTTGCCGGGCACGAGCGGCGAGCGGCGCAGCAGGACCTCGCGGGCCGCGAGGGCCGGCACGAAGCCCTGCACCAGGTGGCCGAAGCGGTCGTAGTGGTTGCGGCCGAAGTCGAAGAGGTCCTGGGCCCAGAACCCCACCGGCACGCGCGCGTAGGTGTAGTAACCGCCCAGGATGAGCACGAGGGCGTGCAGGAAGACGAGCCGGTACAGGAGCGGGGTGAGCGGGAAGCCCCGCCACGTCACCACCAGGATGGGCAGCGCGATGAGCACCGGCGCCACCTCCATCCACCAGGTCGGGCGGTCGTACGGGGCGACTGCGGAGACGAGGAGCGCCAGCACGGTCAGCGCGAGGAGCGCGAGGGGCTCGCGGGACGAGGGGTGAGCGTTCGAGCGCGGGTCCAATCTCCGAGCCTCCGCGGTTGCGCTGGGGGGCGGCGCCGCGGCCTTCAGCCGAGGAAGATGGCCGCCAGGCCGAGGAAGATGAGGAAGCCCATGGCGTCGGTGATCGCGGTCAGGATCACGCTGCTGCCGAGGGCCGGGTCGCGGCCCGCCGCCCGCAGGCCAAGGGGGATGAAGACGCCAGCGAGCGAGGCGAGCAGCAGGTTCAGCATCATCGCGGCCAGCATGATCAGCCCGAGGTGGTGCTCACGGTAGATCGCGTAGGTCACGAGCGCCATCACCGACCCCCAGACGAGACCGTTCAGGAGACTCACGGTCACCTCCTTGCGCAGGAGGTAGCCGATGTTGCCTTCCTGGATCTGGTCGAGCGCGAGGCCCCGGATGGTGAGCGCCGCGGTCTGGTTGCCGGTGTTCCCGCCGATGCTGGCGACGATGGGCATCAGCGCGGCGAGCGCCACCACCTTCTCGATCGTCCCCTCGAACACCCCGATGACGCGGGAGGCGACGAAGGCGGTGAGCAGGTTCAGGGCGAGCCAGGCCCAGCGGTTGCGGGCGCTCTTGGCGATCGGGGCGAAGAGGTCCTCGTCCTCCTGCAGACCCGCCTGGGTGAGCATCTCCTTCTCGGCGGTGTCGCGCACGTGGTCCATGACCGCGTCGACGGCGAGCCGCCCCACCACCTGCCGGTGGGCGTTGACGACGGGGGCGGACAGCAGGTCGTAGCGCTCGAAGGCGAGCGCCGCCTCGCGGGCCTCGTCGTAGGTGTGGAAGAAGGTCGGCTCCCGGTCCATGACCTCGCCGACGGTCGCCTCCGGGTCGCTCGAGACGAGGGTCGTGAGCGGCAGGGCGCCCTTGAGGACCCCTTCGCGATCCACCACCACGAGCTGGTTGAAGTGCGTGGGCAGGTCGCCGCGCACGCGCAGGTAGCGCTGGACCACGTCGAGGCTCTTGTCCTCGCGCACGCTGACCATGTCCAGGTCCATCAGCGCGCCGACCGAGCCCTCCGGAAAGGCGAGGACCGTCTGCACCTCGGCCCGGTCCTCGCTCGGCAGCGAGCCGAGGAAGTCCGGGACCACGTCCTTCGGCAGATCCGGCACCAGGTCCGCGATCTCGTCGCTGTCGAGGTGCTGCGCGACCTGCAGGATCTCGCGCCGGTCCATGTCGGCGACGAGGGTCTCGCGCACCGCGTCGGAGACCTCGAGCAGGACCGTACCGTCCAGCTCGGCCGGGACCAGCGCCCAGACCTGCAGGCGCTCCTCCACCGGCAGGCTCTCCAGGACGTAGGCGATGTCCGCCGGGTGCAGGCGCGCGAGCCGGTTCTGCAGCTCGGTGCGGTGCTGGCGCGCGACGAGCGACTGCACCAGGTCGTGCTGGGGCATCGGCTGGCGGCTCACCAGGTTCTCCACGAGCCGCTGCTTGTCGAGCAGCTCCAGGATGTGCTGGAGGGTGGCCTGCAGGCTCTTCTGGTGGTCGGCCTCGAATTCCACGGTCGGTCCGGCGTGGTCCCCCGGGTGACGGCGGGACCCGCCGTTCGGGGAGCGGGCGGATTATCCGCGCAAACCCCCGGGGTGCGAAAGCCCGAGACGCGAGGGGCCGGAGGGCGCGGGCGCGAGGACCGCCTCGCCCGCTAGCCCTGCCCCTCCTCCGCCTGCTGCAGCGCCCACATGCGGGCGTAGAGGCCGTCGGCGGCGAGGAGCTCGTGGTGGCCACCCTGCTCGACGAC
This genomic window contains:
- a CDS encoding DUF2238 domain-containing protein yields the protein MEVAPVLIALPILVVTWRGFPLTPLLYRLVFLHALVLILGGYYTYARVPVGFWAQDLFDFGRNHYDRFGHLVQGFVPALAAREVLLRRSPLVPGKWLFFLVTCVTLAISATHELVEWGTAVMAGEGAVDFLGTQGDPWDSQWDMFLALIGAIAAQLLLARVQDRELGRL
- the mgtE gene encoding magnesium transporter, which encodes MPQHDLVQSLVARQHRTELQNRLARLHPADIAYVLESLPVEERLQVWALVPAELDGTVLLEVSDAVRETLVADMDRREILQVAQHLDSDEIADLVPDLPKDVVPDFLGSLPSEDRAEVQTVLAFPEGSVGALMDLDMVSVREDKSLDVVQRYLRVRGDLPTHFNQLVVVDREGVLKGALPLTTLVSSDPEATVGEVMDREPTFFHTYDEAREAALAFERYDLLSAPVVNAHRQVVGRLAVDAVMDHVRDTAEKEMLTQAGLQEDEDLFAPIAKSARNRWAWLALNLLTAFVASRVIGVFEGTIEKVVALAALMPIVASIGGNTGNQTAALTIRGLALDQIQEGNIGYLLRKEVTVSLLNGLVWGSVMALVTYAIYREHHLGLIMLAAMMLNLLLASLAGVFIPLGLRAAGRDPALGSSVILTAITDAMGFLIFLGLAAIFLG